The Candidatus Mycolicibacterium alkanivorans genome contains a region encoding:
- a CDS encoding thiazole synthase has translation MKQLTIADRTFGSRLILGTGGAPNLTVLEEALVASGTELTTVAMRRVDAEGGTGVLDLLNRLEITPLPNTAGCRGAAEAILTAQLAREGLGTNWIKLEVIADERTLLPDAVELVRAAEQLVDDGFVVLPYTNDDPVLARRLEDTGCAAVMPLGSPIGTGLGISNPHNIEMIVAAAGVPVILDAGIGTASDAALAMELGCDAVLLASAVTRAADPPAMAAAMAAAVTAGLLARHAGRIPKRFWAQASSPSLA, from the coding sequence ATGAAGCAACTGACGATCGCCGATCGCACGTTCGGTTCGCGGCTGATCCTCGGTACCGGGGGCGCGCCGAATCTCACGGTTCTGGAGGAGGCTCTGGTGGCCTCCGGCACCGAGCTGACCACGGTGGCGATGCGGAGGGTCGATGCCGAGGGCGGAACCGGGGTGCTCGACTTGCTCAACCGGCTGGAGATCACCCCGCTGCCCAACACGGCGGGCTGCCGCGGGGCTGCCGAGGCCATCCTCACCGCGCAGCTGGCCAGGGAAGGCCTCGGCACCAACTGGATCAAGCTGGAGGTCATCGCCGACGAGCGCACGCTGCTGCCCGATGCCGTCGAATTAGTTCGGGCTGCAGAACAATTGGTCGATGATGGCTTCGTGGTGCTGCCCTACACCAATGACGACCCGGTGCTGGCCCGGCGGCTCGAGGACACCGGCTGCGCGGCGGTGATGCCGCTGGGTTCGCCGATCGGCACCGGCCTGGGAATCTCCAACCCGCACAACATCGAGATGATCGTCGCCGCCGCGGGCGTGCCGGTGATCCTGGACGCCGGCATCGGCACCGCCAGCGACGCCGCCCTGGCCATGGAACTCGGTTGTGACGCGGTGCTTCTGGCCTCTGCGGTGACTCGCGCCGCCGATCCGCCCGCGATGGCCGCTGCGATGGCCGCGGCCGTGACTGCCGGTCTGCTCGCCCGCCATGCCGGGCGAATCCCCAAGCGGTTCTGGGCGCAGGCGTCGAGCCCGAGCTTGGCCTGA
- the thiS gene encoding sulfur carrier protein ThiS, producing the protein MNVTVNDEQVEVEDGITVAALLGRLDYPQRGIAVAVDFSVLPRSQWNSELPAGARVEVVTAVQGG; encoded by the coding sequence GTGAACGTGACAGTCAACGACGAACAGGTCGAAGTCGAGGATGGCATCACGGTGGCTGCCCTGCTTGGGCGCCTGGACTACCCGCAACGTGGTATCGCCGTCGCGGTTGATTTCTCGGTACTGCCTCGCTCGCAATGGAATTCGGAGCTGCCCGCGGGCGCGCGGGTGGAAGTGGTGACGGCGGTGCAGGGTGGCTGA
- the glnX gene encoding protein kinase G-activating protein GlnX — MTVELAHPSTEPSARRTPTEPAHPRWWFLRTTPGRILTIGIILATLGLLSAFATSMTINNRQEQLTTVLNHTEPLAFAAGQLYTTLSVADAAAATAFIAGSEPRAVRQRYEQAITDAAVAVTRAASGLTDEPLVQLLGRINAQLAVYTGLIETARTNNRMGNPVGSSYLSEASALMQQQILPDAQRLYEQTSDRVDAETTASTRIPAPVIVVVAMTLVFGAFAHRWLAARTKRRVNVGLIAGGLAIVIMVIWVGSALTISTAGSRAANDTAAESLKTVTNLAITAQQARADETLSLIRRGDEDVRKRSFHQRVETVHQQLTEYLARKDAIDKSDLADADQLLMKWQQADERINAYISVGNYQAATQVALGTGEDDSTPAFDKLDAALSSGIRESRNQLRNDILSARRVLSGTTVGGAVLSVGAAIVVALGLWPRMSEYR, encoded by the coding sequence GTGACCGTTGAGCTGGCACACCCGTCCACCGAGCCGTCGGCTCGGCGGACGCCGACCGAGCCTGCTCACCCCCGCTGGTGGTTCCTGCGGACCACGCCCGGCCGCATCCTGACCATCGGCATCATCCTGGCCACCCTCGGCCTGCTCAGCGCGTTCGCCACCTCGATGACGATCAACAATCGCCAGGAACAGCTGACCACGGTGCTCAACCACACCGAGCCGCTGGCATTTGCGGCCGGCCAGCTCTACACCACGCTGTCGGTGGCCGACGCGGCCGCCGCCACCGCGTTCATCGCGGGATCCGAACCGCGCGCGGTGCGTCAGCGCTACGAGCAGGCGATCACCGACGCCGCCGTCGCGGTCACCCGGGCCGCCAGCGGGTTGACCGACGAACCGCTGGTGCAGCTGCTCGGCCGGATCAACGCGCAGCTAGCCGTCTACACCGGGCTGATCGAGACCGCACGGACCAACAACCGGATGGGCAACCCGGTCGGGTCGTCGTACCTCTCGGAGGCCTCGGCCCTCATGCAGCAGCAGATCCTGCCCGACGCGCAGCGGCTCTACGAACAGACCTCGGATCGGGTCGACGCCGAAACCACGGCGTCCACCCGCATTCCCGCCCCAGTGATCGTGGTGGTGGCGATGACGCTGGTGTTCGGCGCGTTCGCGCACCGGTGGCTGGCGGCGCGCACCAAACGCAGGGTCAACGTCGGCCTGATCGCGGGCGGGCTGGCGATCGTGATCATGGTCATCTGGGTGGGCTCGGCGCTGACGATTTCCACCGCGGGCAGCCGCGCGGCGAACGACACCGCGGCCGAGTCACTCAAAACGGTGACTAACCTCGCGATCACCGCGCAGCAGGCACGTGCCGACGAGACGCTGTCCCTGATCCGCCGCGGTGACGAAGACGTCCGGAAACGGTCCTTCCACCAGCGCGTCGAAACCGTGCATCAGCAGCTCACCGAATACCTGGCCCGCAAGGACGCGATCGACAAGAGTGATCTTGCCGACGCCGACCAGCTGCTGATGAAGTGGCAGCAGGCCGACGAGCGGATCAACGCCTACATCTCGGTGGGCAACTACCAGGCGGCCACCCAGGTGGCGCTGGGAACCGGTGAGGACGACTCGACGCCGGCGTTCGACAAGCTCGACGCGGCGCTGTCCAGCGGTATCCGGGAAAGCCGCAACCAGTTGCGCAACGACATCCTGTCGGCTCGGCGGGTGCTGTCGGGGACGACGGTCGGCGGTGCGGTGTTGTCGGTCGGCGCGGCGATCGTGGTGGCGTTGGGCTTGTGGCCGAGGATGAGTGAGTACAGATGA
- a CDS encoding NUDIX hydrolase — translation MRGDGDGWVVSETGMPYWGRHGAAGLLLRAPRPDGSPAVLLQHRAPWSHQGGTWALPGGARDSHETPEQAAVREAHEEAGLPAEHLQVRATVVTAEVTGQGGTSWSYTTVIADARQLLETIPNRESSELRWVAEDEVVDLPLHPGFAASWHRLRITAMLGPDEHDECRLSVPHTVEVESGVFGWCSAAGVTRQVQAPI, via the coding sequence GTGCGAGGCGACGGCGACGGCTGGGTGGTGTCGGAGACCGGGATGCCGTACTGGGGACGCCATGGCGCCGCCGGCCTGTTGTTGCGTGCCCCGCGTCCGGACGGCAGTCCCGCGGTGCTGCTTCAGCACCGCGCCCCGTGGAGTCATCAGGGCGGGACCTGGGCACTGCCCGGCGGCGCCCGCGACAGCCACGAGACACCGGAGCAGGCCGCGGTCCGTGAGGCGCACGAGGAGGCGGGGCTGCCCGCCGAGCACCTGCAGGTGCGCGCCACCGTCGTCACCGCCGAGGTCACCGGCCAGGGCGGCACCTCGTGGAGCTACACCACCGTCATCGCCGACGCCCGTCAGCTGCTCGAGACCATCCCCAACCGGGAGAGCTCCGAGCTGCGCTGGGTGGCCGAGGACGAGGTGGTCGACCTGCCGCTGCACCCGGGATTCGCGGCGAGCTGGCACCGGCTGCGCATCACCGCGATGCTCGGGCCCGACGAACACGATGAATGCCGGCTGTCGGTGCCGCACACCGTGGAGGTCGAGTCCGGGGTGTTCGGCTGGTGTTCGGCCGCCGGCGTCACCCGGCAAGTGCAAGCACCGATCTGA
- a CDS encoding glutamate ABC transporter substrate-binding protein, producing MRLRALAGIAVVVATALSGCGRTEYTMAPPVPTLAPPTPAGMAELPPEHPQPPNPNDENCDRTASLRPFPNKADADAAVAGIRARGRLVVGLDIGSNLFSFRDPITGEITGFDVDIAGEVARDIFGTPSQVEYRILSSADRISALQSNTVDIVVKTMTITCERRKLVNFSTVYFTAYQRILAARESAISQASDLSGKRVCVARGTTSLKRVQEIAPPPIIVTVVTWADCLVALQQREVDAVSTDDSILAGLVAQDPYLHIIGPNMAQEPYGIGVNLQNTGLVRFVNGTLERIRRDGTWNTLYRKWLTVLGPAPAPPTPRYLD from the coding sequence ATGAGGTTGCGCGCGCTTGCCGGCATCGCGGTCGTTGTGGCGACCGCACTGAGCGGATGCGGCAGGACCGAGTACACGATGGCGCCGCCCGTGCCGACGCTGGCGCCCCCGACCCCGGCCGGGATGGCCGAGCTGCCGCCCGAACACCCGCAGCCGCCCAACCCGAACGACGAGAACTGCGACCGCACGGCCAGCCTGCGGCCGTTCCCGAACAAGGCCGACGCCGACGCCGCGGTCGCCGGGATCCGCGCCAGGGGCCGGCTGGTCGTCGGGCTGGACATCGGCAGCAATCTGTTCTCGTTCCGCGACCCGATCACCGGTGAGATCACCGGTTTCGACGTCGACATCGCCGGTGAGGTCGCGCGGGACATCTTCGGCACGCCGTCTCAGGTCGAGTACCGGATCCTGTCGTCTGCCGACCGGATTAGCGCGCTGCAGAGTAACACCGTCGACATCGTGGTCAAGACCATGACGATCACCTGTGAGCGGCGTAAGCTGGTGAACTTCTCGACGGTGTACTTCACCGCCTACCAACGCATTCTGGCCGCGCGGGAGTCGGCGATCTCGCAAGCCTCGGACCTGTCCGGCAAGCGGGTGTGCGTGGCGCGCGGCACGACCTCGCTCAAGCGGGTGCAGGAGATCGCGCCGCCGCCCATCATCGTCACGGTGGTGACGTGGGCCGACTGCCTGGTGGCCCTGCAACAGCGTGAGGTCGACGCGGTCAGCACCGACGACTCGATCCTGGCCGGACTGGTGGCCCAGGACCCGTATCTGCACATCATCGGGCCGAACATGGCCCAGGAGCCCTACGGCATCGGCGTCAACCTGCAGAACACCGGGCTGGTCCGCTTCGTCAACGGCACCCTGGAGCGAATCCGCCGCGACGGTACGTGGAACACGTTGTACCGCAAGTGGTTGACGGTGCTGGGTCCCGCTCCTGCCCCACCGACGCCGAGGTATCTGGACTGA
- the thiE gene encoding thiamine phosphate synthase: MHERHAKLAAARLYLCTDARRERGDLAEFADAALAGGVDIIQLRDKGSPGEQRFGPLEARAELAALEILADVARRRGALLAVNDRADIARAAGADILHLGQDDLPLDVARDIIGPDTLVGRSTHETGEAARALMEGVDYFCVGPCWPTPTKPGRPAPGLDLVRTVAGMHSDKPWFAIGGIDEQRLPDVLAAGARRVVVVRAITAAADPAAAAGRLRSVLALAG, from the coding sequence ATGCACGAACGTCACGCCAAGCTTGCCGCCGCGCGACTCTACCTGTGCACCGACGCCCGCCGCGAGCGCGGCGACCTGGCCGAGTTCGCCGACGCCGCGCTGGCCGGTGGCGTCGACATCATCCAGCTCAGGGACAAGGGCTCCCCCGGTGAGCAGCGCTTCGGCCCGCTGGAAGCGCGCGCCGAGCTGGCCGCGCTGGAAATCCTGGCCGACGTCGCCCGCCGCCGCGGCGCGCTGCTGGCCGTCAACGACCGCGCCGACATCGCTCGCGCCGCCGGTGCCGACATCCTGCACCTGGGCCAGGACGACCTGCCTCTGGATGTCGCCCGCGACATCATCGGACCCGACACGCTGGTCGGCCGCTCCACCCACGAGACGGGCGAGGCCGCCCGTGCGCTGATGGAGGGCGTCGACTACTTCTGCGTCGGCCCCTGCTGGCCGACGCCGACCAAGCCGGGGCGCCCGGCGCCCGGGCTGGATCTGGTCCGGACCGTGGCCGGCATGCATTCCGACAAGCCGTGGTTCGCCATCGGTGGCATCGACGAACAGCGGCTGCCCGACGTCCTCGCGGCCGGGGCGCGCCGCGTTGTGGTGGTGCGCGCCATCACCGCGGCCGCCGATCCCGCCGCGGCAGCGGGCCGGCTCAGATCGGTGCTTGCACTTGCCGGGTGA
- the thiO gene encoding glycine oxidase ThiO, translating into MSEQSLAVIGGGVIGLAVARRAAQAGLSVRVHRAAQRGASWVAGGMLTPHSEGWPGEEQLLRIGLESLRLWHGGFLDGLPDDVVTARESLVIAVDRADVADLRTVAAWLADQGHPVSLTTAARDIEPLLAQGIRHGFLAADELAVDNRKLVEALENDCEKLDVRWAGPVERVEDARYGVETVVIANGIDAPSLWPGLQVRPVKGEVLRLRWRRGCVPVPQRVVRARVHGRPVYLVPRADGVVIGATQYERGRDTAPSVTGVRELLDDACVVMPALGEYELAECAAGLRPMTPDNMPIVGRLDERTLVATGLGRSGFLLAPWTAERIAAELLVGAQA; encoded by the coding sequence ATGTCGGAGCAATCGCTGGCCGTCATCGGGGGCGGCGTCATCGGTCTTGCGGTGGCCCGCCGAGCCGCGCAGGCGGGCCTGTCGGTGCGGGTGCACCGCGCCGCGCAGCGGGGTGCGTCGTGGGTGGCCGGCGGCATGCTCACCCCGCATAGCGAAGGCTGGCCCGGCGAGGAGCAGCTGCTGCGGATCGGGCTGGAATCGCTGCGCCTGTGGCACGGCGGTTTTCTCGACGGGCTACCCGACGATGTGGTCACTGCCCGCGAGTCGCTGGTGATCGCGGTGGACCGCGCGGACGTCGCCGACCTGCGCACCGTGGCCGCCTGGCTGGCCGATCAGGGTCACCCGGTATCGCTGACCACTGCGGCCCGGGACATCGAACCCCTTCTGGCTCAAGGTATTCGGCACGGCTTTCTGGCCGCCGACGAACTGGCGGTGGACAACCGCAAGCTCGTCGAGGCGCTCGAAAACGATTGCGAAAAACTCGATGTACGGTGGGCCGGCCCCGTCGAGCGCGTCGAGGACGCTCGCTACGGTGTGGAGACGGTGGTGATCGCCAACGGTATCGACGCGCCCTCGCTGTGGCCGGGCCTGCAGGTGCGGCCGGTCAAGGGTGAGGTGCTGCGACTGCGCTGGCGGCGCGGCTGCGTGCCGGTGCCGCAGCGGGTGGTTCGGGCCCGGGTGCACGGGCGCCCGGTGTACCTGGTGCCCCGCGCCGACGGCGTCGTGATCGGCGCCACCCAGTACGAACGCGGCCGCGACACCGCGCCGTCGGTGACCGGGGTTCGCGAACTGCTCGACGACGCCTGCGTGGTGATGCCCGCACTGGGGGAGTACGAACTCGCCGAGTGCGCGGCGGGTCTGCGCCCGATGACCCCGGACAACATGCCGATCGTCGGGCGACTCGACGAGCGCACACTGGTGGCGACCGGCCTCGGCCGCTCGGGTTTCCTGCTGGCGCCCTGGACGGCCGAACGCATCGCCGCGGAACTTCTGGTAGGAGCACAGGCGTGA